The following DNA comes from Papaver somniferum cultivar HN1 chromosome 4, ASM357369v1, whole genome shotgun sequence.
AGATCGCAACATTTGTAAGAGAAGGAAACGACTTTTGCACTATCTCCGCTAGAAAACACAAACAGCTGTTAAAAGTAGGAATAATTTCTTCATTGAACACTTTATTAACTGCTGCATACGAAAACCTCTTAATAAAGGGAATGACTTCATCCTGTATTATTTCCTTCGAAATAGTTAGATATCTCTTACCACAAGGAATAACTTCTTTGTTTATTTTCTCCATCATAGACAACAAAAAGCTCTTAACCGTAGGAATGGCTTCCTTGTTCATTTTCTGCTTCACGGATAACAAAAATCTCTTAACTATAGGAATGACTTCTTTCATTACTATGGCCATTGTAGAATTCAAACAGCTCTGAACATAAGGAATGACTTCAGTATTCAATTTATCatttgaagaactcaaaaagcTCTTTCCTATAGGAACAACTTCTTTGTTTGCTTTCTCCTCAGCTGAATACAAAAAGTTCTTAACAGAAGGAATGACTTCTTTTAATATTACCTCCCCTGTAAAATTCAAACATCTATTGAAATCGGGAATGATTTTCTTCTTAACTATCTCTTCTGTATAATATAAAAAGCTCTTCATAACTGGAACGACTTCTCCCGATGCATAATTCAAGAAGCTCTTAAAATAAGGTATTATTTCACTGATTTTTGCCGTTGTAAAATTCAAACCAGTGGTAGCATGGGGATTGACTTCGGTTTTGGCTTTCTCTTCTGCAGAATACAAAAGCTCTTAAATGAGGAATGATTTAGAAcaaattaaatatatatatatatatattgaagacGGAGCAATATATTAGAGCGAGATCGAGACAAAATCAAGTTTTCAACCGAATAAGCTGTGTAGATCTTTACCTCGATCTCAATATTCTATCATGTACCTGTGTTTGTAGAAACGCAACCGGACGTAAAACCTCCCAGAGAAATCAGTGAAATCAGCAGCAGTAATACCAGTGCTGGAACAAAATTACGTCTAATTAGCGTAGGCATAAAACTTAAAAAATCCATAACTAGTTTCTATGGCAATGATTCCACACATACATCTCATTTGCTTTATATCAAATGTTCAGAACCCTTAGCTTGCGAAGTacaaatatataaatataaaatataattacCATTCCAAATTAGTGATTCTTTTGatttaaagttgagtttatctttGATGAAGGAAACATCCTAAAGAGACTTTAACTTTTCTCAAACAAGATTTTTCAAAAGTAGTTTACCTGGCAGGACCAAATTCAGTGAGTGGTTTTCATAGTTAAGTCAAGTCAATTGGTACTCAGATAGCTCAGACCTCAGTGGTTAAGTTGAGATGGTCAGAGGAAATGAAGTTTCCAATATTGGCTTGACTATATCTTTGGTAGCTCACAGagactttcacaagaaaataaggctCTAATTTGGGAGGATacaatttgaaattttgaattaaCAGGGAATGCGCCCTTAGATACCATAAAATTCCAAAAACACCCTGTTCACGGAGCTTCCTATAGATGAGATCTAGATCCATGGTGAAATTTTTATACTCAAGGATTAGCATTATTTAGATTGTTGGATAAGTAGGAAAATGGATCTGTAATGGGAACCACTGGAACATCTGTCACATAACTTGATACGATTGCCAAGAGCACAACTGATACATTTCGACACCACTCTCGATGAATCTCATGGTTGCAAGATAATGGAGGGAGAATAAACACAACTGTTACAGAACTATGCACCACTGCTACCAAAACCACAACTGGTAATACTTGCTAGGGGACCAACTCAAGCTGCAAAACAACAGATTAGCTTTCCATATAATTGATGATTAAAGAAAAGTTTGaacataagaaaagaaaaaaaatcacttcTAAAAACTGAGATGAAACAGAAAATAAATCAGAAAGAAACAGGTAGACCATTTGATAATTACTTCCACAAGGAATCCAACCAAACTACAAACAATTCGAAATCATTTTTTCAACGACACTGTTGATTAGAATTAGACGAGGGAGTTTTTGCTCTAAAAGTAGTTGATCTTCTTATAGTTAAATAGTTGATAGAATTAGACGAGGGAGTTTTTGCTCTAAAAGTAGTTGATCTTCTTATAGTTAAATAATAGCTAGAGATTTAAGTAAGATGGGTGAGTCACTCACATGAACATGGAGCTTGTAGACTACGTTCGAACCTAGTACAAGTAGCTTACAAGCTAACAACTTAACCACTGAGCTATCTGCGTTCCGGTTGAGGTTGTAGATGAAGTACACCAATTAACAAACTCAACAGTCAGATGATGTAGAATAAAGCTTAGCACAAGAGTAATCAAATGATGCAGGACATTTGATTAAAGTGACTAACTCAACAATCAGATGACCTAGACTAAAGCTTAGAACAAGAGCAGTTAGGAGGGAGATATCAATATTAATGCTATGACTGAATCAAAAACCCtaataaaaaaaggaaaatttcttgtttggtcctaggcccatatagttatttatagtagggtccaaccggatatttttttatccggaggtccaaaattaattaaaacatggaaatgtccataatgcccattactaccaaacgtgtgtgtctacactgcttacaaatttgagtacatatctggtacactgcttaaaaattcgagtacatatttgctacactgcttacaaatttgagtacatatctgtcgcactgcttagaaatctgagtacatatctgtcgtactgcttacaaatccgattatatatctgaatgcttacaaattcgagtagagtacaaatctgtaagaatcaatgataaataaattagaaaacgtgttacatcacatacattgtgaTGATTATAATTTTTCTTCGACTGTATTGCCATGCTTCTGGGGGCAAAGCAAGGATCTTCTATTATCGTTTCCTTCTTAACTGCATATAGATTGACTCGCTTTACGTACTGCTAGTGTCAATGCCTGCAGACACACAAAAATTAAAACGTTCATCATAGGGGCCATAACTTATGCCCAAACACACAGAGTCTAATTTGAGGAACCATACAAACCAATGCAAATAAAACTCATAATGCACGACAAATggtctccaccaataaatccagaaTTTAATGAACCTGAAAAACTGTGGGCTGCACGGTGATATTACTAACTGAGCCATCCTGCTCTTTCGCggtctccaccaataaatcctgCAGAAATACATCGAAGTCTGGTCAACAAAAGCAACAATCTCATAGAAATCCAGTCACAATATAACTGAAAAACTATATTACTTCTGCTGAAATAAGTCGGGCaactatgttttttgtttttgctagtTCCTTACAGTTAATCGACAACCAAAAAACTAAACTGGAAGCACATAATTGGCATTCTTGATGCCCCTGCCATTAATCCAAAGCATCTAATACACAAACAGTTAAtagattaagaaaaagaaaaaaaacattagtaTCAACAATGAGAAGACATTTACAGCATAAGCTGCGCTTTACCCCGAAGCTAACATTAGTAGTTTTCCTCAATCATAGCCATAAAGAATTTGAAAGGGGTGTAATTAAATTCAAATTACCATGGGAGGTTATCCATGATTTTACCTGTCGATTTTTACCACATaatgagaaattttttatcaACAGTAGCTTAATCAAATCTAAGAAGAGCCGAATCTGAAACGCAGGAGGCATTAATTTAACATCTAAAATAAAAATGGTTCTAAGCAAGCACAGGGATTGCAATTCGGTGGATCAATGAATGAACCCCAACCTTGAGTATTACTGAGAAAAGTACACATCTGTTCCAACAACGAAGTTCTCTATGTCACATTTGTTATGCAACTCAGATATGCGCacatattaataaatttaatctGCTTGCAAGGCTCTATTATTGTCATGGAAATATATACTCGATAGAATAATAAAATAGCAAAACCCAAACTCCTGAATCAGCTAATATCAATATAGAAGACAATGGTCATGGAAAAAATCAATTAATGTTCCACTGAAGAAGAATTATTTTCAAAGACATCTAAATCAATTCCTGAGTTTTACGCCATGtctccaatttatgctcatttccTAAGCTTTATCAAAACCATTGTTTCATCTGATGTGTTCAACTTAGTCAGCATTAAAAACTGTCCAGATGATAAATAAGAAAGTTAAGTTAACATATTAACTGAACCAAACCTGTGAGAGCAATCATTCTACACCGGAAAATCCCTATTATTGTGGCGATTTTTCAATAGCATTTTTCTCATCTTTGGTCGACTCTTCCTGcaaaggaaaaataaagaaatggttaaccatttagttgtatatagagttgataaaaaaaagaataattaaGGATCTATGAGAAACAACAAAATCGAAGCACATAATGCGGTATTTCACATATGTactgatggatcaaactaaaaaagtgagagatctatgaaagAAACAAAATCTAAGAGAATTTtctatgagtatgtcatatatgtactgcagtttcatgaactacaaatcaacttcatgacaagaataattaagaatctatgagaaacaacataatcgaagcacataatacggtatttcacatacgtactgacggatcaaactaaaaaaaatgagagatctatgaaagaaccagaatctaagagcagtttctatgagtattccatatatgtattgATGGATAATATGATCTGAAAGTACAAACAAAtcgaaaacagaaaaataataaaatcgatagctaaaatcattaaaaacatgataatctaaccaaataacagaataaatatgaacaagattcataaaaaagaacaaaaacgacCGAGCTATATGAGTATTccgtatatgtactgctggataatacgaacTGAAAGTATAAACAAGCCTGATTTTGAAgcgaaaacagaaaagaaaatgaaatcgaaagcatagatctctcacttttttaagaatctatgagaaacaacaaaatcgaacaatcacaaagaagatttataaaaacaaaaacaaaaacaaaaaaatcaattcaCAAATAGAAATATAAACAATGTAAATCACAGAAATCACTAACATAGAGAACATCATTATAATCGAGTTACCAAAATCATGAAATCGATCTAATATTTATGATTCAGTTGAAAGCAtaacagaaaacaaaaacaaacattaTACAAAAGATTAGATAACATACCTGCAAAAAGAGGGCGACCTTCAGAAACCCTACGTCTAAATTCACCAGCACTAACAAcagcagaagaaagagaaaggagagaagaaaaccgatctgaatttttttgatcaagaatatagaaaacttaaaatgTTATTTGTTAGGTGAAggttattttaggaatttttgaAATACACATCTTtggtcccgcacgtgtacaggacttgggcttaaaaaatttggtccattttcatgttttcttttaattatggacctctgattagtgggctttaatgggtggacctgtcactaactaagaacactataatggtacctattggtaattcctagatAAAAAAAACAGGATAAAACTCGTTTGAGATAAACAACTAAGGAAGAAATCACGGTTTAAAACAGAAACAAAtttgataaaaacctgatttgcaGCTTCCGATTGGTCCCCAGCAGTATCGATTTGGTTCTCGgcatcaaagttctcttccttCTCTCCGCTCCTTCCATACCTACATCTGGATTATCAAGAGAGAATATTGATGTTGGCTAAGAGACTTCCATTACCTCGTTTAATTGGGGCCTAAAAACAATTAGGGCCCCTAcactacaggacaaaaaaggatcatgaaatagcaaatatgggttatcccttatcccattTTTTTTGAAATGGCTAAACTATCCCTAAATGATTAGTTAAGTTAATTAGTTTGTTTAAGTTAAAATCAGATTTAAGAGTTAAAATTTGGTGGTGGGGTGGGAGGGTAGTGTTTTTgtgtgttgagaagaagaagaggagtttttgtgggaaaagttagggtttttagaaatgagtgattgtagtggaggaaatgatgttggtgaagcttcaaataacaaacatgattgtgttgaaggtgagattgtctcaactaatcctatggattggatgtttgatgaagagatgttaatagaggaagccatgaatattgatgcaaatgaagatctcattgctcaaaatgaaggaaccaaccctcaaaatgaggaaccccaagctcaaaataatcatgtaaacatcttatacccttcgatttttgtgtttgttgctccaagtggtcaaatcatcccactatggaacaactcagtgTAAGGGTCGTCAGAGTCGggggtgtatacccaaacgactctGTGAGGTCGTCAATATATCGACACTATTaataacgactcaaacctgcaagttttccaggttatgaaaaatcgttagggtagtgTGATACAGATTGACGACCCTTTTTAGCTAGGTCACCCAGAGTCGTTATGTTTTTTGGTTAACACATGAATGACTCTAAAACCAAAAATCCATGTAAAATATAacacttagggtcgtcatatTTGTAGTCATATGAAATGACGATCCTAGCTATCCATCGCAAATGTTATGAAGGGTCGTTAGGTGCCGTAGTAATATGGTGTAACGACTCTTCCACtggattttcataattttttatttcataGAATCATTTTATTGAATCGTAAAAGACATACATCTTGCATAGAGTTGCgctgaaggaaatgaaatacaacAGATAATAACGGTGCACTTATACATTTAACCATAAATGGCGTAATTATACATAGTGCAttccaagataaagtagcaatgGTCGAACTCAAACTTTTTCCCACGAAGCACCTCATATCGCGCATACGCCTTTCCCAATGACGAATTCGACGAATCATTATCGGGGTCTCTTGGTTCGTCGATGGACAAGGGTATCTCATTCGGCTTTTTTCCTCGGAATGGACCGGCATTCAAGTATCTGGTGTGTCGGGGAGGTTTGGAAGGAGGACTGGGCATGTGTTTCTTGTCTTTATTTTTACTACAATGGTAACAcacacaaaaaaggaacaaatcaGTTGACTATTTCATGCTATCAGAACAAGGGTCGTCACCTTATTCTTTAAAACAGAAATGACTCTAATAAAAAACATGAAGACACTAACAAATAATGTGACGACCctatcaatattttggacagtgaGTATTTCTGTTTTGCAACTAGGGTCGTCAACTAAGAGTAACGACTCTAAACCAAACCATAAGAGTTCAATGACGACTCGAGTATATATATTGACGACACTTCCAGTTTTTAAGACAGTGAGACTGTTCTTAGCAGAATTAGGGTCGTCAATAGATTTGATTACAGAGGTAACGACCCAAATCTAGGGAAAAAAATTGTAGTAGCATATatcttaacgatttttcatagagtTAACATGCATATGAAGAATCTTTAGGGTTAAATAAAATACAGAGCAACGACCCACTCACtgtaattgaaaaaaaatcggttcCAGACCTCAGTTTCACAATCAAGACTCAAGAACAAATTCAAACAAAGGAGGGtcttagttcacttactttctaaTCGGCgtcatttcttcttctaattctttccgTCTTGTTACTGCGGTATTAAAGTTTTTCGTATCGACGATTACGACGATGAATCGacgaatatttttatttttttgtgtcgTTAATGGAGGAGAGGGGGAGAACTCAGGTGGGAGAGGAAGGGAGAGGAGGAGAGTAAActgattttggttttagtgttaaTAGGTTTTTAAGTAGTAAAGgtaaaatagtattttcaccaCCTTTTGGAATCCCCCTAAAAtttttggtgtgggtataaattggtcagGGACCCTAATTGTTTTTAGGGCCCCCCAGTTAAACAAGGTTCCATTACCCATTACAGAAAAAGGGGTTATCTCGGACAGGGTTTCAATGGAGCTAGTAATAACATAGAATTCTAGAGTTCTGGTAAGTGTGAGAATTGTGAATGTGAGAGTTATGTGTCATGAGTATGTGGAGTACACGTGTGATTTATAAGCGAGCCTGAAATTCTATGAGAGTCGGAGTATATAAACTCAATGGAGTCTTGTAAACAATTATCTTTCTTAATATTCAATTGAATACAAAACCATCTGCAATGTAGATTCTTAATGAATCTAGTATGGTATCAGTCCTGAGAATCTCAATTCTCAGGGGTATCGATCCATAGCTTCCACTGTTCTTCGTCTCTGACTCATCTTCAAGAAGATTTGTTCCTCGATTTGATAAGGTTTTCAAGAAGTGAAAATTTACAGGAATTGGTGAGGAGTTGGATTTGATCCTGATGCTTACTGCAACGTCGTCAATTAGGATTAAGCATGTTTTTGGATCTAAAATTCGTTTTTAGAACTTGAGCTCTTAGTGATTTTGGATTTCCAGTCAACAGCTAAAACTCGAATATCCGCTGGTAATCTCCATCTTAATCTTTAGATTACTTTAGATTTGATCTCATGTGTTCAGTTTCTACATCACTATCTCAACAAAATTCAATTCCGTCTGCAAATTCTGTTTTCATCATAACTTGGTATGATTTTGACCTAGTTCGTTTATCAAATCCTACTGGTACTGATTCCTAGATCTATTCGGTCTGAGCATGCCTATTTTTGCTACGTTGGTTAGGTAGGAAGAAGCTTAATTTTGTTTCATTGAATTGTGAGGAAAGATTCTTCTTAAATCCAGTAGAATGTTAGGGTATGTGTGTGTGTTGATTGTTTGCTGCACCATTGAGTGCTTAATTTTTCTTCGGTTAGCTCCTCCTCTCAATGTTACTTTGGTACAGTCCTCACAGTAGTGGTACGTGAGTGAGTTGGTTTGTGTGTGTAATGATGGAACTGAGGATGTTGTTTCGGAATTGAAATTGGTGAGATATATTAAGTACAAGTTGAAGTTCTCTTTGATGATTCTGCACTCAATTGAGGGTGTGGCCTGGTTTCCTTTATCTTTTACCTTTTTCAGTTGTTTTTCCCTTTGTTTTAGTGCATAATAATGGGTACTTTCATGAGTACTGCAATAAGGTTCTTCAACTGTTGTAATAAGTTGTTGTTTGATGGATTTTAGTtaaataagagagaaatattgttGCAATCAATTATTTCTGCATCTAAATGTCGTGAAAGTGTTGCTGCTAGCTGGGCATATTCAAGCTACATCTCTGCTTCTGAATTTTTTTCCTAGAACACATCCTCTTATGAATTGCATCAAGGACTATCTCCTATTGTTGCTTGAGTTAATGATGCCACTGGTGATGCCTCTGTATGGTTCGTGTTTGCTTCAACTACTCTGAGGTGTGCGACATATAATGGGATTAGCAGCTATTTGCTTAGCATTTTTCTGGTTTAGCTATGGCTACTTGCTGCATTTGTTATTGTGATCTTCATCCACAAGTATTATCTACTCCTTGGCCTGCGCTTATTGTATCTACTGCTGCTGTTAAATGTTATGCATTACTGTCTGCGAGGCAACTCGTACTGCTCATGTGTGTTTTGTAACATCACTTGCTTCTCTGCTGACTAGGCCTGCACAGGAAACCGGCCGGTCCGAGCAACCGTGTCGAAACCGCCGGAACCGGTGTCGAACCGGCCTATACCGAAAATCCAACGGCCGAAAACGGTATTGGAAGTTAGAACCGTTGGATCTTCGGCTCGGCGCACGGTATCAGTCTAAAGGCCGGCCGAGCCGAGCCAAAAAAGACCGGAATAAAtattggaaaatttcttgtttggtcctaggcccatatagttatttatagtagggtccaaccagaatttttttttatccggaggtccaaaattaattaaaacatggaaatgtccataatgcccattactaccaaacgtgtgtgtctacactgcttacaaatttgagtacatatctggtacactgcttaaaaattcgagtacatatttgctacactgcttacaaatttgagtacatatctgtttgagtacatatctgtcgtactgcttacaaatacgattatatatctgaatgcttacaaattcgagtacatatttgctgcactgcttccaggtagagtacaaatctgtaagaatcaatgataaataaattagaaaacgtattacgtcacatacattgtaggatcatacaatgtagcaacccaaccttctatgttcctccaaatccatttgcagcacaccttctttcaaacacacgtcacaaccaatttgtaacttcatcaagaccaccaccaatttcacaagcttgcaaatctgaaccaacaacaactcctgttcctatcattcaaaatctgtcatttcttgcaataagttctgaactgcagctccagatcatctccatatccaattccagtactgaatcaaacgtaacaaagagcatctatttcagtatttcatatacgtactgaatcaaacataacaaggagcacttcctatcagtatgcgatatatgtactgaagattcatgaactacaaatcaacagtatgacaacaacaggtgacagatctatgaaaaataagagaatcgaaagacatattacagtatttcacataagtactgaagggtaagactaaaaaaggagcaaaaacacagcaaatagcacttcctatcagtattatacatacatactcatggatcgaaccaaaaaaattggaaaaacttcaaacaaaacaaaattagaagagttttttatcagtacgccatatatgtactgtcaattcatacacgaaaaataactgtaacaaacctaaaaaccataaaagcgtcaatcaaatcgatttgattatcagaatacaatcaaaaaaacaaatcaaaagaagaaaaccgaacaaaataatcaaacaagatgattagaaagcatacctggaaacagaaaacaaatattctcctcgtaaatcataagaattttatattagtacaccaaatatgtactgtcaattcatacacaaaaacaaactgtaACAAACCTGAAAACATAAAAACGTCATGAAAATCGATTTCATTTTCATAATACAATCAAtagaagaaaaacgaaaaaaataatcaaagaagatgataagAAAAGATACATGGAAACGCAACAAATCTTTTTGTCGTAAGtcataacgatgcatcttcttcttcttcttcattcaaaataagctaggtttctgtcaatacaggatatacgtactgttgtttcatacaaaaaacaaatctaaaaacaacaaaatggaactatttagatcaaatctaataacgaaatgaaccaaaaacgtgattattcatctagatctagtaaataatcaagaaatcaaacatggagatcaaaatcttaatcaaacacTACAACGATTAGACCATGGATCGaacaaaaaaaactggaaaaacttcgaataaaacaaaatcagaagagtacgccatatatgtactgtcaattcataccaaaaaaacactgtaaaaaactgaaaccaaacctatagatgcatagtaaacacagattaacagtacgtcatatacgtactgatggttaatacacaaaaccaaactgaaaccaaaccaaaagccaccaaaatgaaactaaaataccaGATTTACAAACGAAACGaacgtaaaacatgattttataactagatctggactattttcatcaaaaaccaccagtacatcatatacgtatTCGGTTTCATGTGTATCAATTCTACAAAGTTCCTGAATTCAACAACAATTTCGAAGAGAATCAGCTTTATAAAAAGGTGGTAAGTTCATTAGCTTCGACTGAAGATTCAGATTTCGCGAATTTGATTTCAGGTAACAAATCAAATGAAATCTTCGTTCAATTAAATTCAAATCAAATCGTTTACGATACTTTTCTGAGCACGAGAATCCCATGGAAGAATGAAGAAAAAGGCGGAGACAGAAACAATTATTGTAGAACTCTGGTATTGAAAATCAAGAAAAGAGATAAAAGAAGAATTCTTAGACCTTATCTTCAGCATATTCATACAGTTACAGATGAAATTGCATtgagaagaaaataaatcaaattatTCACAAATACATCAGAACATCATGATCATCGTCATAATAATGGTACTTCTGGAAGGTGGAAATCAATTCCTTTTACTCATCCAACAAATCTTGACACAGTCGCCATGGATTCAGATCTAAAAGACAAGGTAAATCTGATCTCGAATCGTTACAAAAAATCCACCTACGGATTACACTTGCATAGCTCGAACTCATGAATCGAACTCACACCTCAAATAATCTTCACTTGCAGAGCTCTTCTCTGAAAAAATAAAttgagagaatgaaaaagaaacgaaCGTCTCTATCCGTTTTTATATAGTGCGGGGTGTTTTGGGAATTATGATAATACGTCACAtgtgtcccgcacgtgtaca
Coding sequences within:
- the LOC113274228 gene encoding uncharacterized protein LOC113274228, whose protein sequence is MDFLSFMPTLIRRNFVPALVLLLLISLISLGGFTSGCVSTNTEEKAKTEVNPHATTGLNFTTAKISEIIPYFKSFLNYASGEVVPVMKSFLYYTEEIVKKKIIPDFNRCLNFTGEVILKEVIPSVKNFLYSAEEKANKEVVPIGKSFLSSSNDKLNTEVIPYVQSCLNSTMAIVMKEVIPIVKRFLLSVKQKMNKEAIPTVKSFLLSMMEKINKEVIPCGKRYLTISKEIIQDEVIPFIKRFSYAAVNKVFNEEIIPTFNSCLCFLAEIVQKSFPSLTNVAISVGIFFEEHPRLFLFVVLIICCVVFGDFLGLLFQLR